The segment GGAAAAAGGGTTTGCTGCACTGGATTGTTATACTTGCGGGTATGATGTTGATCCCTTGGTCGCGATCCAGTATATGTTGGATGTTTTGAAGCCGACGCAAGCATTTCCCAAAGTCATGCAGCGCGGTAGCGGTCCGATCGAGATAGTCCCACCTGACATGAAGAAATATGTAAAAGAAGTGATTTGACTGAAAGAAGTACGCCTCCACTTAAGTGGAGGCGTTTTTGGATGACGGAGAATTTCAGGAAGTGGGGGAGTTGGCCACCCATTGACGGACTTCCTCGGCACTTTCCATCTCCAGAACCCGATCCGCCTGTATACGTGCCTGGTCTGACTGCACTTTACGGATGTTTTCTTTCACTTCCGGTATGGTTCCTGCACTCATGGACAATTCCTGAAGTCCAAGTCCAATCAGGATTTCCGTCATTTCAGGATCACCGGCCAATTCTCCGCACATTCCTGCAACGATTCCCTCTTTTCGGGCGGCATCACAGGTGAGACGAACCAACTGCAGAACTGCTGGATGGACGGGATCATACAGGTGGGCCACATGTTCATTGCCCCTGTCGGCGGCCAATGTATACTGGGTGAGATCATTGGTGCCGATACTCATAAAATCAACCTCTTTGGCCAGTCGATCAGCAATCAAGGCGGCAGCGGGGATTTCCACCATGATCCCTATTTGAACTTCCCCCGTCGTAACTCCCTCACTGCTTAGCTCTTGACGGCATTGCGTCAACAAATCTTTGGCTTTTCTAATTTCCGCAACATTTTCCACCATCGGCAACATAATCCACAGGTTTCCGTGTATACTGGCCCGCAACAACGCCCGGAGCTGAACTTTAAAGATATCCGGATTAGCTAGGCAAAAGCGGATGGCCCGGTGACCTAAAAAAGGGTTTTCTTCCTCTGGAAGATCCGCATAGGGCAGATCCTTGTCCCCGCCGATATCCAATGTCCGGATCACCACAGGTTTATCCCCAAAAGAGTCCAGCACCTTTTTATAGGTTTCATATTGCTCTTCTTCCGTGGGCCAGTGATCATTCTCCAAATAAAGAAATTCCGTTCGGAACAAGCCAACCCCTTCGGCTTTATGATCCAATGCGGTCTGTACATCCTTTAGACTTCCGATGTTGGCAAAAACCTGAATCCGATCCCCATTTGCTGTAAAGGCATCCTGATCTGCTTTCCCTAAAGCTTCTTCCCGAAGTGCCTGTTGTTGTTGAATGGCGAGGCGGGCTTTTTCTTCTGCTTCAGGAGAGGGGTTAACGGTGATGGTTCCCTCATGGCCATTCATGATGACGGTATCCCCGTTCCGGATTT is part of the Kroppenstedtia pulmonis genome and harbors:
- the ptsP gene encoding phosphoenolpyruvate--protein phosphotransferase, whose product is MTTKHIKGVGAAPGLSIGHAVWWRKVSPHVEEQSVTDTDEEIKRLAASVAEAKEQITQLRETTRKRMGEEEAGIFDAHLAFLEDPAYIGEMENRIRDVKKNATFICQQVTEELSQMMASLEDEYMKARADDIRDVGERLLLLLTGVKPFDPSLLQPGSIVVAKELVPSDTAQFPKGIAGMVTARGSKTAHAAIMARTLGIPAVLGLSDSIEEIRNGDTVIMNGHEGTITVNPSPEAEEKARLAIQQQQALREEALGKADQDAFTANGDRIQVFANIGSLKDVQTALDHKAEGVGLFRTEFLYLENDHWPTEEEQYETYKKVLDSFGDKPVVIRTLDIGGDKDLPYADLPEEENPFLGHRAIRFCLANPDIFKVQLRALLRASIHGNLWIMLPMVENVAEIRKAKDLLTQCRQELSSEGVTTGEVQIGIMVEIPAAALIADRLAKEVDFMSIGTNDLTQYTLAADRGNEHVAHLYDPVHPAVLQLVRLTCDAARKEGIVAGMCGELAGDPEMTEILIGLGLQELSMSAGTIPEVKENIRKVQSDQARIQADRVLEMESAEEVRQWVANSPTS